The following coding sequences lie in one Sporocytophaga myxococcoides DSM 11118 genomic window:
- a CDS encoding PD40 domain-containing protein, translating to MKFNFDFKELLLVGCFVSYLSTGLAQKIQPIVSGKDIQLLEHQAGSYFSLEKYSLAEPLYYKLDSLKPNTPDYGYKLGVCYIYNNKEDKALPIFEAGLKKASLYPKALLYYVARAYHLNHKFDEAIKYYERYKGFVNKEGDKNKVTIIANLNRQIEMCRNGKELIKAPLPLEVFNLGPDINSPYPDYGPVVTADEEQVIFTSNRPNTTGGLKTEDGIYYEDIYISQKTTNGWTSAVQMPELNTTGHDASKGINPNGEKMIIYRYGKDKLLSSASGDLYLSEQKNGQWQKAERMADNINSPGWEPSASLPDDDRIIYFVSNRQGGLGGTDIYSIKRLPNGDWAEPWNLGPVINTPYDEDSPFISPDGKTLYFSSTGHHSMGGYDIFITRFDDIKKQWTSPENVGYPISTAQDDLYFSWSADGTRIYFSSVRPGGYGDKDIYYASIKKNNNNVLILKGKILDAKDQKPLEAIIRISDPETNETITNVTTNSTTGKYIAVLQTGKKYRITFESSNFQIITENIDLSGSNNSTELEKNIILEKY from the coding sequence ATGAAATTCAATTTCGATTTTAAAGAGCTATTACTTGTTGGTTGTTTTGTTAGCTATCTGTCAACTGGTTTAGCTCAAAAAATTCAGCCTATTGTTTCAGGAAAAGACATACAACTACTCGAACACCAGGCTGGCAGTTATTTTTCACTGGAGAAATACAGTCTGGCAGAGCCTTTATACTATAAATTAGATTCCCTTAAGCCAAACACTCCGGACTATGGCTATAAACTTGGGGTCTGTTATATCTATAACAACAAGGAAGATAAAGCACTTCCTATATTCGAAGCCGGATTAAAAAAAGCTTCATTATACCCCAAAGCTTTACTCTATTACGTTGCAAGAGCCTATCATCTCAATCACAAATTTGATGAAGCCATCAAATATTATGAGCGTTATAAAGGGTTTGTAAATAAAGAAGGGGACAAAAATAAAGTTACTATTATTGCTAACCTCAACAGACAGATTGAGATGTGCAGAAACGGAAAAGAGCTGATAAAAGCTCCCCTACCGTTAGAAGTTTTTAATCTTGGACCAGATATTAATTCACCATATCCTGATTATGGCCCTGTTGTAACGGCTGACGAAGAACAGGTAATCTTCACCTCCAACAGACCCAATACAACTGGCGGATTGAAAACTGAAGATGGCATTTATTACGAGGACATTTATATATCCCAAAAAACGACCAACGGATGGACTTCAGCAGTACAGATGCCAGAACTGAACACGACGGGACATGATGCAAGTAAAGGTATTAATCCTAATGGTGAAAAGATGATTATATACCGATATGGAAAAGATAAGCTTTTATCTTCTGCCTCCGGAGATTTGTATTTATCAGAACAAAAAAATGGCCAATGGCAGAAAGCAGAACGAATGGCAGATAATATCAATTCCCCAGGTTGGGAACCTTCTGCAAGTTTGCCAGACGATGACAGGATAATTTATTTTGTGAGCAATCGACAGGGCGGTTTGGGAGGTACAGATATTTACAGCATTAAGAGACTTCCAAACGGTGATTGGGCTGAGCCATGGAATCTTGGCCCTGTAATTAATACACCATATGATGAAGATTCTCCATTTATTTCTCCTGATGGTAAAACATTATACTTCAGTTCTACAGGTCACCATTCTATGGGCGGTTATGATATTTTTATAACCAGATTTGATGATATAAAAAAACAATGGACATCCCCGGAAAATGTGGGCTATCCAATAAGCACCGCACAGGACGACCTTTATTTTAGCTGGTCTGCTGATGGCACCAGAATATATTTCTCAAGTGTAAGGCCGGGAGGATATGGTGACAAGGATATTTATTATGCTTCTATTAAGAAAAACAACAATAATGTTCTGATATTAAAGGGTAAAATCTTAGATGCCAAGGATCAGAAACCGTTAGAAGCAATAATCAGAATAAGTGATCCAGAAACCAACGAAACAATTACAAACGTAACCACCAATAGCACTACAGGCAAATATATTGCAGTATTGCAGACTGGGAAAAAATATAGAATTACATTTGAATCTAGTAATTTTCAAATAATTACCGAAAATATTGATTTATCAGGGTCAAATAATTCAACAGAACTCGAAAAAAATATAATACTTGAAAAGTATTAA
- a CDS encoding PorP/SprF family type IX secretion system membrane protein: MKNKLTVSGIMLCLLFFAYTGVLAQDIQFSQFYNVPLFISPAFAGSVHQPRATIHQRLQWPKLDGKYITSFASFDTYSPKYNSGFGVYALKDWQGSNTISSTEIGFQYSYELHINSQLVFRPGLQLAMISRYIDYADLRFPIQFNDEQGFFDPNNNYAGVPRKSFADISAGGVFYSKNLWLGFSTHHINTPNQSFYGDISRLPAKFAVLGGYKFLFSNDKKKYYTDEDNEISLTPTFNYKSQGKSDQFDLGLYGVYNQFLAGGWYRGIPFKRYEHRFQNNESVVIFLGFKTAVGLKFGYSYDFTVSKLAIARTGGSHEFNLTYVFTKKLKKKKPMRRMPCPSF, from the coding sequence ATGAAAAATAAGTTAACAGTCAGCGGGATTATGCTGTGCCTCTTATTTTTTGCATATACGGGGGTGTTGGCTCAGGACATTCAATTTAGTCAGTTTTATAATGTACCCCTGTTTATAAGCCCGGCATTTGCAGGAAGTGTGCATCAACCAAGAGCAACGATCCACCAGAGATTACAGTGGCCAAAGCTCGACGGAAAATATATTACATCATTTGCTTCATTCGACACTTACTCACCAAAATACAATAGTGGATTTGGTGTTTATGCATTAAAAGACTGGCAAGGATCCAATACCATCAGCTCTACGGAAATAGGATTTCAATATAGCTATGAGTTACACATCAACAGTCAGCTTGTTTTCAGGCCAGGCTTGCAACTTGCAATGATTTCCAGGTATATAGACTATGCAGACCTAAGATTTCCCATTCAGTTTAATGATGAGCAGGGATTCTTTGACCCAAATAACAACTATGCAGGTGTTCCAAGAAAATCATTTGCTGACATATCTGCTGGTGGTGTATTTTATTCTAAAAATTTGTGGTTAGGATTTTCAACACACCACATAAACACACCTAACCAAAGCTTTTACGGAGATATAAGCAGATTACCAGCCAAATTTGCTGTGCTAGGAGGTTACAAATTTCTCTTCAGCAATGATAAGAAAAAATATTACACTGATGAGGACAATGAAATAAGTCTTACTCCTACTTTCAATTATAAATCTCAAGGTAAATCAGATCAGTTTGATCTTGGTCTTTATGGGGTTTATAACCAGTTTCTCGCAGGTGGATGGTACAGGGGTATACCATTTAAAAGGTATGAACACAGGTTCCAGAATAATGAGTCAGTTGTAATATTTCTTGGATTTAAAACAGCTGTCGGATTAAAGTTCGGTTATAGCTATGACTTTACAGTTTCTAAACTCGCCATAGCCAGAACCGGAGGATCGCATGAGTTTAATCTTACTTATGTATTCACTAAAAAATTAAAGAAGAAAAAACCGATGCGTCGTATGCCATGCCCAAGTTTCTAA
- a CDS encoding PD40 domain-containing protein gives MKCRKYILGLSIYLFLLVPYTTNGQYNHIGEEYKEVEAQAKELMMNEQFYLALPIYHYLDSLLPNNPKYIYPLGVCYLNKVEETKALSYFEKCLKEPSKYPDRLYYYTGKAYHLQLEFDKALTNYETYKSLLVAAKKKSNKTLLKEVYRDIEMCHNGKELIAKPLDIKITNLGSAINSPFPEHGPILSADESVLIFTSGRSTTTGGNIDKVDGQYFEDIYISHKTDTGWSAPVSIGDSINTTDHDASISLSADGQKLLLYKSEKEYFGLSSQGNLYVSELKGMHWTKPVVLPSQICTKNWEPSASVSSDEKFMIFSSNRPGGFGGLDLYIVKKLPNGQWALPMNLGGVINSPYDEDAPFIHHDGKTLYFSSNGHKSMGGFDIFMSKFDLSTFSWSEPENIGYPISTAHDDMHFSWTADGKKIYFSTTRPEGFGDRDIYYSEVYKEAAKLVVLKGIISDSLTSMPLDATIKVLDSKNNEVIGIFNSNSSTGKYIVILPEGRNYNFSITSQNYNVCADVLNFSNLEKFEEIEKNIKLCPKYK, from the coding sequence ATGAAGTGCCGAAAATACATTCTGGGATTAAGCATTTATTTATTTTTATTGGTCCCCTATACTACCAATGGTCAATACAATCATATTGGAGAAGAGTATAAAGAAGTTGAAGCGCAAGCTAAAGAACTGATGATGAATGAACAGTTTTATCTTGCCCTTCCCATCTATCATTATCTTGACAGTCTGCTTCCCAATAATCCAAAATACATTTATCCATTGGGAGTTTGTTATCTGAACAAAGTTGAAGAGACAAAAGCACTTAGCTATTTTGAGAAATGTCTTAAAGAACCTTCTAAATATCCGGACAGACTTTATTATTATACAGGAAAGGCATATCACTTACAGTTGGAATTTGATAAAGCGCTTACCAATTATGAAACCTACAAGTCACTTCTTGTAGCTGCAAAGAAAAAAAGTAATAAGACTCTTTTGAAAGAGGTTTACAGAGATATTGAGATGTGCCACAACGGTAAAGAACTCATAGCCAAGCCTCTTGATATTAAAATTACTAATCTTGGCAGTGCAATCAACTCTCCTTTTCCTGAGCATGGACCAATTTTATCTGCAGATGAAAGTGTTTTGATTTTTACCTCTGGAAGGTCAACCACGACAGGCGGAAATATTGACAAGGTAGACGGTCAGTATTTTGAAGATATCTATATATCTCATAAAACGGATACAGGCTGGAGTGCTCCAGTAAGCATTGGAGACAGCATCAATACAACTGATCATGATGCCAGTATTTCACTATCAGCAGATGGACAAAAACTTTTACTGTACAAATCTGAAAAAGAATATTTTGGTTTAAGCTCACAGGGAAATCTTTACGTAAGTGAATTAAAGGGAATGCACTGGACTAAACCAGTAGTATTGCCATCACAAATATGTACCAAAAACTGGGAACCAAGCGCAAGTGTTTCCTCGGATGAAAAGTTTATGATTTTCTCTAGCAATCGTCCTGGTGGTTTTGGAGGTCTTGATTTATACATCGTTAAAAAACTTCCAAACGGACAATGGGCCCTTCCTATGAACCTTGGGGGAGTAATCAATTCACCATATGATGAAGATGCACCCTTTATCCACCATGATGGTAAAACATTATATTTCAGCTCCAATGGACATAAAAGTATGGGAGGATTTGACATCTTTATGTCCAAATTTGACTTATCAACCTTTAGCTGGAGTGAGCCAGAGAATATTGGTTATCCTATAAGCACAGCCCATGATGATATGCATTTTTCCTGGACCGCAGATGGTAAAAAAATCTATTTCTCAACTACTCGTCCTGAAGGTTTTGGAGATCGTGATATTTACTATTCCGAAGTATATAAAGAAGCAGCAAAATTGGTGGTACTAAAAGGAATCATATCAGACTCTTTAACATCAATGCCTTTAGATGCAACAATAAAGGTATTGGATAGCAAAAACAATGAAGTAATCGGAATTTTTAATTCTAACAGCTCCACCGGCAAATATATCGTCATCCTTCCCGAAGGAAGAAATTATAATTTCTCAATTACAAGTCAAAACTACAATGTATGTGCTGACGTTTTGAATTTTTCTAATCTTGAAAAATTTGAAGAGATAGAAAAAAATATAAAATTGTGTCCTAAATATAAGTAA